A stretch of Helicobacter pylori DNA encodes these proteins:
- the mltG gene encoding endolytic transglycosylase MltG: MTTKRVNTATNKIMTLNTFLDTCFLLFISILFYLSIPIYPNKVVVVPQGSLKKVFFSLKDQGVDMNALDLLFLRLMGMPKKGYIDMGDGALRKGDFLVRLIKAKVAQKSATLIPGETRYFFTQILSETYQLETSDLNEAYESIAPRLNGSVIEDGVIWPDTYHLPLGEDAFKIMQTLISQSLKKHEALSKQWLGYYHKEEWFEKIILASIVQKEAANVEEMPLIASVIFNRLKKGMPLQMDGALNYQEFSHAKVTKERIKTDNTPYNTYKFKGLPKNPVGSVSLEAIRAVVFPKKTDFLYFVKMPDKKHAFSATYKEHLKNINLSNNHF; this comes from the coding sequence ATGACGACTAAAAGAGTGAATACTGCCACAAACAAGATAATGACATTAAATACTTTTTTGGATACATGTTTTCTTTTATTCATCAGTATTCTTTTTTATTTAAGTATACCAATTTATCCTAACAAAGTGGTGGTTGTCCCGCAAGGTTCGCTCAAAAAAGTGTTTTTTTCTTTAAAAGATCAGGGCGTGGATATGAACGCTTTGGATTTGCTTTTTTTACGCCTGATGGGCATGCCTAAAAAAGGTTATATTGACATGGGCGATGGGGCTTTAAGAAAGGGGGATTTTTTAGTCCGTTTGATTAAAGCAAAAGTGGCGCAAAAAAGCGCGACTTTAATCCCTGGAGAAACCCGCTATTTTTTCACGCAAATTTTGAGCGAGACTTACCAACTAGAAACAAGCGATCTCAATGAAGCTTATGAAAGCATTGCGCCACGATTAAACGGCTCTGTGATAGAAGATGGGGTGATATGGCCAGACACTTATCATTTGCCTTTAGGGGAGGACGCTTTTAAAATCATGCAAACTTTAATCAGTCAATCTCTCAAAAAACACGAAGCCTTAAGCAAACAATGGCTTGGATACTACCATAAAGAAGAGTGGTTTGAAAAAATCATTCTCGCTTCCATTGTGCAAAAAGAAGCCGCCAATGTTGAAGAAATGCCCTTGATTGCGAGCGTGATTTTTAACCGCTTGAAAAAAGGCATGCCTTTACAAATGGATGGGGCTTTGAATTATCAGGAATTTTCACACGCTAAAGTAACAAAAGAGCGCATTAAAACCGATAACACCCCCTACAATACCTATAAATTTAAGGGCTTGCCTAAAAATCCTGTAGGGAGCGTGAGCCTAGAAGCGATTAGAGCCGTGGTTTTTCCTAAAAAAACGGATTTCTTGTATTTTGTGAAAATGCCGGATAAAAAACATGCTTTCAGCGCGACTTATAAAGAGCATCTAAAAAACATTAATCTTTCTAATAATCATTTTTAA
- a CDS encoding FeoA family protein, which translates to MTLNEAIKDKVYEIVEIANCDEALKKRFLSFGIHEGVQCTLLHSSMKKATLSIKINRIQVALRSHEAQYLVIKESV; encoded by the coding sequence ATGACGCTCAATGAAGCCATTAAAGACAAAGTTTATGAAATCGTAGAAATCGCTAACTGCGATGAAGCCCTTAAAAAACGCTTCCTCTCTTTTGGTATCCATGAAGGGGTTCAATGCACCCTTTTGCATTCTTCCATGAAAAAAGCCACGCTTTCAATTAAAATCAACCGCATTCAAGTGGCTTTAAGATCCCATGAAGCGCAATACCTTGTCATCAAAGAAAGCGTGTGA
- the fliN gene encoding flagellar motor switch protein FliN, whose translation MPETEANKLKIAEKEKEKANKERELELSTYLEELICDYKNLLDMEIVFSAELGSTQIPLLQILRFEKGSVIDLQKPAGESVDTFVNGRVIGKGEVMVFERNLAIRLNEILDSNAIVYYLAKNS comes from the coding sequence ATGCCAGAAACAGAAGCTAATAAGTTAAAAATAGCCGAAAAAGAAAAAGAGAAAGCGAATAAAGAAAGAGAACTAGAGCTTTCCACTTATTTAGAAGAACTCATCTGCGATTATAAAAACCTTTTAGACATGGAGATTGTTTTTAGTGCAGAACTTGGCTCTACGCAAATCCCTTTGTTGCAAATTTTGCGTTTTGAAAAAGGCTCTGTGATTGATTTGCAAAAACCCGCCGGAGAAAGCGTGGATACTTTTGTGAACGGGCGGGTGATTGGTAAGGGTGAGGTGATGGTTTTTGAAAGGAATTTAGCCATTCGTTTGAATGAAATCCTTGATTCTAACGCCATTGTGTATTATCTCGCTAAAAATTCATGA
- a CDS encoding DUF3971 domain-containing protein has protein sequence MNKRKHVSKKVFNVIILFVAVFTLLVVIHKTLSNGIHIQNLKIGKLGISELYLKLNNKLSLEIERIDLSSFFHQKPTKKHLEVSDLIKNIRYGIWAVSYFEKLKVKEIILDDKNKANIFFDGNKYELEFPGVKGEFSLEDDKNIKLKIINLLFKDIKVQVDGNAHYSPKARKMAFNLIVKPLIEPSAAIYLQGLTDLKTIELKINTSPMKSLAFLKPLFQRQSQKNLKTWIFDKIQFASFKIDNALIKANFTPSEFVPSLLENSVVKATLIKPSVVFNDGLSPIKMDKTELIFKNKQLLIQPQKITYETMELTGSYATFSNLLEAPKLEIFLKTTPNYYGDSIKDLLSAYKVVLPLDKISMPSSADLKLTLQFLKNTAPLFSVQGNVNLQEGTLSLYNIPLYTQNANISLDITQEYQYIYIETTHTRYENMLDLDAKIALDLNKKILSLDSLVHKIRFNTNNNINMRSYGLNNDQDNPQPTKFSLDLKSLHSIIQEGENSEVFRRKIIDTIKAQSEDKFTKDVFYATEDTLKNLSLNFDFSNPNHMQWSVPQLLLEGEFKDNAYVFRIKDLKKIKPYSPIMKYFALEDGSLEVSTSDFINIDFFAKDLKITLPIYHSNGKQFDSLSLFGSINKDEISVYTPSKSISIKVKGDQKDITLNNIDLSIDDFLDSKMPAIAGLFSKERKEKPSSKEIQDEDIFISAKQRYEKAHKIIPISTRIHAKDVVLIYKKMPFPLENLDIVAQDDRVKIDGNYKNAMIMADLVHGALYLKAHNFTGDYINTILQKDFVEGGLFTLIGALEDQVFNGELKFQNTSLKNFALMQNMVNLINTIPSLIVFRNPHLGANGYQIKTGSVVFGITKEYLGLEKIDLVGKTLDIAGNGIIELDKNKLDLNLEVSTIKALSNVLNKIPIVGYLVLGKGGKITTNVNVKGTLDKPKTQVTLASDIIQAPFKILRRIFTPIDIIVDEVKKNIESKRKLK, from the coding sequence ATGAATAAAAGAAAACATGTATCCAAAAAAGTATTTAATGTCATTATCTTGTTTGTGGCAGTATTCACTCTTTTAGTCGTCATTCACAAAACCCTTTCAAACGGCATTCACATACAAAATTTAAAAATTGGGAAGCTTGGCATTTCTGAATTATACTTAAAACTTAACAACAAGCTTTCTTTAGAAATTGAACGCATTGATCTCTCTTCTTTCTTCCATCAAAAACCCACTAAAAAGCATTTAGAAGTTTCTGATTTGATTAAAAATATCCGTTATGGCATCTGGGCGGTGTCTTATTTTGAAAAGCTTAAAGTCAAAGAAATCATTTTAGATGATAAAAATAAAGCCAATATCTTTTTTGATGGGAATAAATACGAGTTAGAATTTCCAGGAGTCAAAGGGGAATTTTCCCTAGAAGATGATAAAAACATCAAGCTTAAAATCATCAATCTGCTTTTTAAAGACATTAAAGTCCAAGTGGATGGCAACGCCCACTATTCACCCAAAGCTAGGAAAATGGCGTTCAATTTGATTGTCAAGCCTTTAATTGAACCCAGCGCTGCAATTTATTTGCAAGGGCTAACCGATTTAAAAACCATAGAATTAAAAATTAACACTTCTCCAATGAAAAGCCTAGCGTTTTTAAAGCCTCTTTTCCAACGCCAATCGCAAAAAAATTTAAAAACATGGATTTTTGACAAGATCCAATTTGCTAGCTTTAAGATTGATAACGCTTTAATCAAAGCCAATTTCACTCCCAGCGAGTTTGTCCCATCGCTTTTGGAAAATTCTGTAGTTAAAGCCACTTTGATTAAACCTTCAGTCGTTTTTAATGATGGCTTATCGCCCATTAAAATGGATAAAACCGAATTGATCTTCAAAAACAAACAGCTTCTCATACAGCCCCAAAAAATCACTTATGAAACCATGGAATTAACCGGCTCTTACGCCACTTTTTCCAATTTGTTAGAAGCCCCCAAGTTGGAGATTTTTTTAAAAACGACCCCTAATTATTATGGCGATAGCATTAAGGATTTATTGAGCGCTTATAAAGTCGTTTTACCTTTGGATAAAATCAGCATGCCATCTAGTGCGGATTTGAAACTCACCTTACAATTCCTGAAAAACACCGCCCCCTTATTTAGCGTTCAAGGCAATGTTAATTTGCAAGAAGGCACCCTCTCGCTCTATAATATCCCCCTTTATACGCAAAACGCTAATATAAGCTTAGATATTACCCAAGAATACCAATACATCTACATAGAAACTACCCACACCCGCTATGAAAACATGCTGGATTTAGACGCTAAAATCGCTTTAGATTTGAATAAAAAAATCCTTTCTTTGGATTCTTTAGTCCATAAAATACGATTCAACACTAACAATAATATCAACATGCGTTCTTATGGCTTGAATAACGACCAAGATAACCCACAGCCTACTAAATTTTCTTTAGATTTAAAAAGCTTGCATTCTATTATTCAAGAGGGTGAAAACTCAGAGGTGTTTAGAAGAAAAATCATAGACACCATTAAAGCCCAAAGTGAAGACAAATTCACTAAAGATGTTTTCTACGCCACAGAAGACACTCTTAAAAACCTTTCTTTGAATTTTGATTTTTCTAACCCCAACCACATGCAATGGAGCGTGCCACAACTCTTATTAGAGGGCGAATTTAAAGATAACGCCTATGTTTTTAGAATCAAAGATTTGAAAAAAATCAAACCCTATTCCCCTATTATGAAATATTTCGCCTTAGAAGACGGCTCTTTAGAAGTTTCTACGAGCGATTTTATTAATATTGATTTTTTTGCTAAGGATTTGAAAATCACTTTACCCATCTATCATAGCAACGGCAAGCAATTTGATTCCCTCTCTTTATTTGGCTCTATTAATAAAGATGAAATTTCTGTCTATACTCCAAGCAAAAGCATATCCATAAAAGTTAAGGGGGATCAAAAGGATATTACTCTTAATAACATTGATTTGAGTATTGATGATTTTTTAGATAGTAAGATGCCAGCTATTGCGGGATTATTCTCCAAAGAACGAAAAGAAAAGCCTAGCTCTAAAGAAATCCAAGATGAAGATATTTTCATTAGCGCTAAACAACGCTATGAAAAAGCCCACAAAATTATCCCTATCTCTACACGCATCCATGCTAAAGATGTCGTGTTAATCTATAAAAAAATGCCTTTTCCTTTAGAAAATCTTGATATTGTCGCTCAAGATGACAGAGTGAAAATTGATGGCAATTATAAAAACGCCATGATCATGGCGGATTTAGTGCATGGGGCTTTGTATCTTAAGGCCCATAATTTTACCGGGGATTATATCAACACTATCCTCCAAAAAGATTTCGTAGAAGGAGGCTTATTCACGCTTATTGGGGCTCTTGAAGATCAGGTTTTCAATGGCGAATTGAAATTCCAAAACACAAGCTTAAAGAATTTCGCTCTCATGCAAAACATGGTCAATCTCATCAACACCATTCCCTCCCTCATTGTCTTTAGAAACCCTCATTTAGGGGCTAATGGCTATCAAATCAAAACCGGCTCCGTTGTTTTTGGGATCACTAAAGAATATTTAGGGTTAGAAAAAATTGATCTTGTCGGCAAAACGCTTGATATTGCTGGCAATGGGATCATTGAATTAGACAAAAACAAATTGGATTTGAATTTAGAAGTTTCCACTATCAAGGCTTTGAGTAATGTCTTAAATAAAATCCCTATTGTGGGCTATCTTGTTTTAGGAAAAGGAGGTAAAATCACCACTAATGTGAATGTCAAAGGCACGCTGGATAAACCTAAAACCCAAGTAACTTTAGCATCAGATATTATCCAAGCGCCTTTTAAAATCTTGCGCCGTATTTTCACGCCTATTGACATCATCGTGGATGAAGTCAAAAAGAACATTGAATCAAAAAGGAAATTAAAATGA
- the nth gene encoding endonuclease III produces MGLKCTKTYQKAQQIKELLLKHYPNQTTELRHKNPYELLVATILSAQCTDARVNQITPKLFEKYPSVNDLALASLEEVKEIIKSVSYSNNKSKHLISMAQKVVRDFKGVIPSTQKELMSLDGVGQKTANVVLSVCFDANYLAVDTHVFRATHRLGLSNAKTPIKTEEELSDLFKDNLSKLHHALILFGRYTCKAKNPLCGACFLKEFCVSKASFKA; encoded by the coding sequence ATGGGTTTAAAATGCACTAAAACTTACCAAAAAGCCCAACAAATCAAAGAGCTGCTCTTAAAACATTACCCCAACCAAACCACCGAATTGCGCCATAAAAACCCCTATGAATTGTTAGTGGCGACCATTTTAAGCGCTCAATGCACGGACGCTAGAGTGAATCAAATAACGCCCAAGCTGTTTGAAAAATACCCGAGCGTGAACGATTTAGCCCTCGCTTCTTTAGAAGAGGTTAAAGAGATTATTAAATCCGTTTCGTATTCCAACAACAAAAGCAAGCATTTAATCAGTATGGCGCAAAAAGTGGTTAGGGATTTTAAGGGCGTTATCCCCTCTACGCAAAAAGAATTGATGAGCCTAGATGGCGTGGGGCAAAAAACCGCTAATGTGGTGCTTTCAGTGTGCTTTGATGCAAATTATCTAGCGGTAGATACCCATGTGTTCCGCGCAACGCACCGCTTGGGCTTAAGCAACGCTAAAACGCCTATTAAAACCGAAGAAGAACTCAGCGATCTGTTTAAAGACAACCTGTCCAAACTCCACCATGCCTTAATCTTGTTTGGCCGTTACACCTGCAAGGCTAAAAACCCCTTATGCGGCGCGTGTTTTTTAAAGGAATTTTGCGTTTCTAAAGCTAGCTTTAAGGCGTAG
- a CDS encoding 4Fe-4S dicluster domain-containing protein, translated as MAKMSAPDGVAVWVNEDRCKGCDICVSVCPAGVLGMGIEKERVLGKVAKVAYPESCIGCVQCELHCPDFAIYVADRKDFKFAKVSKEAQERSEKVKANKYMLLEETILEGRGK; from the coding sequence ATGGCTAAAATGAGCGCTCCAGATGGGGTTGCCGTTTGGGTGAATGAAGACAGGTGTAAGGGTTGTGATATTTGCGTATCGGTATGCCCTGCTGGGGTTCTTGGCATGGGGATTGAAAAAGAAAGGGTGCTTGGAAAAGTGGCCAAAGTAGCCTACCCAGAGAGCTGTATCGGTTGCGTGCAATGCGAGTTGCACTGCCCGGATTTTGCGATTTATGTGGCTGACAGGAAGGATTTCAAATTCGCTAAAGTTTCTAAAGAAGCCCAAGAAAGAAGCGAAAAGGTTAAGGCCAATAAATACATGCTCTTAGAAGAGACTATTTTAGAAGGGAGAGGCAAGTAA
- a CDS encoding 2-oxoglutarate synthase subunit alpha, whose product MREIISDGNELVAKAAIEVGCRFFGGYPITPSSDIMHAMSVALPKCGGHFIQMEDEISGISVSLGASMSGTKSMTASSGPGISLKVEQIGYSFMAEIPLVIADVMRSGPSTGMPTRVAQGDVNFLKHPIHGDFKAVALAPASLEEAYTETVRAFNLAEMLMTPVFLLMDETVGHMYGKVQIPDLEEVQRMTINRKEFLGDKKDYKPYGVAQDEPAVLNPFFKGYRYHVSGLHHGPIGFPTEDAKIGGDLIDRLFHKIEFKQDIIDENEEMDLEGAEIIIIAYGSVSLAVKEALKDYNKESKQKVGFFRPKTLWPSPAKRLKEIGDKYEKILVIELNKGQYLEEIERAMQRKVHFFGQANGRTISPKQIIAKLKEL is encoded by the coding sequence ATGCGTGAGATTATTTCTGATGGGAATGAATTAGTCGCTAAAGCGGCGATTGAAGTGGGGTGTCGGTTTTTTGGGGGCTATCCTATCACGCCAAGCTCGGATATTATGCATGCGATGAGCGTGGCTTTACCCAAATGCGGCGGTCATTTTATCCAAATGGAAGATGAAATCAGCGGGATTAGCGTGTCTTTAGGAGCGAGCATGAGCGGGACGAAGTCTATGACAGCAAGCTCTGGGCCTGGCATTTCATTGAAAGTGGAGCAAATCGGTTATTCTTTCATGGCAGAAATCCCTTTAGTGATCGCTGATGTGATGCGTTCAGGCCCATCAACCGGAATGCCCACTCGTGTGGCTCAAGGCGATGTGAATTTCTTAAAACACCCCATACATGGGGATTTTAAAGCCGTTGCGCTCGCTCCTGCTAGTTTGGAAGAAGCTTACACAGAGACCGTTCGTGCGTTCAATTTGGCTGAAATGCTCATGACTCCTGTATTCTTGCTCATGGATGAAACCGTGGGGCATATGTATGGCAAGGTGCAAATCCCGGATTTAGAAGAAGTGCAAAGGATGACCATTAATCGTAAGGAATTTCTGGGCGATAAAAAAGACTACAAGCCTTATGGAGTTGCACAAGATGAGCCGGCTGTTCTAAACCCTTTCTTTAAAGGCTATCGCTACCATGTTTCAGGCTTGCACCATGGGCCTATTGGCTTTCCTACTGAAGACGCTAAAATCGGGGGGGATTTGATTGACAGATTATTCCATAAGATTGAATTCAAGCAAGACATTATTGATGAAAATGAGGAAATGGATTTAGAGGGCGCTGAAATCATTATTATCGCTTATGGCTCGGTTTCTCTAGCGGTTAAAGAAGCCTTGAAAGATTACAACAAAGAAAGCAAGCAAAAAGTCGGCTTTTTCAGGCCTAAAACCTTATGGCCAAGCCCGGCTAAACGCTTGAAAGAAATAGGGGACAAATACGAAAAAATCCTTGTGATTGAATTGAATAAAGGGCAGTATTTAGAAGAAATTGAAAGGGCTATGCAAAGAAAGGTGCATTTCTTTGGGCAAGCCAATGGGCGCACGATTTCGCCCAAACAAATCATCGCAAAGTTGAAGGAGCTTTAA
- a CDS encoding 2-oxoacid:acceptor oxidoreductase family protein: MEAQLRFTGVGGQGVLLAGEILAEAKIVSGGYGTKTSTYTSQVRGGPTKVDILLDKDEIIFPYAKEGEIDFMLSVAQISYNQFKSDIKKGGIVVIDPNLVTPTKEDEEKYQIYKIPIISIAKDEVGNIITQSVVALAITVELTKCVEENIVLDTMLKKVPAKVAETNKKAFEIGKKHALEALKVRA, from the coding sequence ATGGAAGCGCAATTACGATTTACGGGCGTTGGAGGGCAAGGCGTGCTGTTAGCGGGGGAAATTTTAGCTGAAGCTAAGATTGTGAGTGGGGGCTATGGCACTAAGACTTCCACCTACACTTCGCAAGTGCGTGGAGGACCCACTAAGGTGGATATTTTGCTAGATAAAGATGAAATCATTTTCCCTTATGCTAAAGAGGGCGAGATTGATTTCATGCTTTCAGTCGCTCAAATCAGCTACAACCAGTTTAAAAGCGATATTAAAAAAGGCGGTATCGTTGTCATTGATCCCAATTTGGTAACCCCCACTAAAGAAGATGAAGAAAAGTATCAAATTTATAAAATCCCCATTATCAGCATCGCTAAAGATGAAGTGGGTAACATTATCACGCAATCTGTGGTGGCGTTAGCCATTACCGTGGAGCTGACTAAATGCGTAGAAGAAAATATCGTGCTAGACACCATGCTTAAAAAAGTCCCTGCAAAAGTCGCTGAAACGAACAAAAAAGCCTTTGAAATTGGCAAAAAACATGCTTTAGAAGCTTTGAAAGTTAGGGCTTAA
- a CDS encoding 2-oxoglutarate ferredoxin oxidoreductase subunit beta, giving the protein MAFNYDEYLRVDKIPTLWCWGCGDGVILKSIIRTIDALGWKMDDVCLVSGIGCSGRMSSYVNCNTVHTTHGRAVAYATGIKLANPSKHVIVVSGDGDGFAIGGNHTMHACRRNIDLNFILVNNFIYGLTNSQTSPTTPNGMWTVTAQWGNIDNQFDPCALTTAAGASFVARESVLDPQKLEKVLKEGFSHKGFSFFDVHSNCHINLGRKNKMGEASQMLKWMESRLVSKRQFEAMSPEERVDKFPTGVLKHDTDRKEYCEAYQEIIEKAQGKQ; this is encoded by the coding sequence ATGGCGTTTAATTATGATGAATATTTGCGTGTGGATAAAATACCCACTTTGTGGTGTTGGGGCTGTGGCGATGGCGTGATTTTAAAATCCATTATCCGCACGATTGACGCTTTAGGCTGGAAAATGGATGATGTGTGTTTGGTGAGTGGGATTGGTTGTAGCGGGCGCATGAGTTCGTATGTGAATTGCAACACCGTTCATACCACGCATGGTAGGGCTGTAGCGTATGCGACAGGGATTAAATTGGCTAACCCTAGTAAGCATGTGATCGTGGTTTCTGGCGATGGCGATGGCTTTGCTATTGGAGGCAATCACACCATGCATGCATGCAGAAGAAACATTGATTTGAATTTTATTTTAGTGAATAATTTCATTTATGGTTTGACTAACTCCCAAACTTCGCCCACCACGCCTAATGGCATGTGGACGGTTACGGCTCAATGGGGGAATATTGATAACCAATTTGACCCATGCGCTTTAACCACCGCTGCAGGGGCGAGTTTTGTCGCTAGAGAGAGCGTTTTAGACCCTCAAAAATTAGAAAAAGTGCTTAAAGAAGGTTTCTCGCACAAGGGTTTTAGCTTTTTTGATGTCCATAGCAATTGCCATATCAATTTAGGGCGTAAGAATAAAATGGGCGAAGCGTCTCAAATGCTAAAATGGATGGAAAGCCGATTGGTGAGCAAACGCCAATTTGAAGCCATGAGCCCTGAAGAAAGGGTGGATAAATTCCCTACAGGCGTTTTAAAGCATGACACGGACAGGAAAGAATATTGCGAAGCGTATCAAGAAATCATTGAAAAAGCACAAGGAAAACAATAA